DNA from Halorarum salinum:
AGGTAGACGGGTTCCCAAACCGTCCGGGAGGTGCGACCGGCCGATCCGCTCGAACGCATTGGCCGCGCGCCAACCGGCCGATTTCCATCGCACTCCCCCGGTGAAGCCCACAAGCACGTCGGGCGCCGAACTCGTACGTGACCGAAACCACCTCCGCACCGAAACCCGAACGCGTCGACGCCAGGGAGTTCCCCGACGCGCTCGCCGAGCACGGGTTCGTCCTCGTCGACTTCTACACGAAGGGCTGCACGCTCTGCCGGAGCGTCGAACCCGTGCTCGGATCGGTCGACCGCGCGACCGGCGTGCCGATGCTGCTCGTGAACCCGAAGGACGACCCGTCGCTCGTCGCGGAACACGACGTCCGGTCGGTGCCGACGCTCGCGCTGTTCCGCGACGGCGAGGAGGTCGGTCGGGTCGCCGACGGCTTCGTCAGCGCCGAACGGCTGGTCGAGTTCGTCGAGTCGAACCGGTAGCCGACGACGCGATCCCGGTGCGCGACGCTCCGGTGCGGGCGGTTCTACAGCCCCCGCAGTTCGTCCAGCGACTCCTCCAGCGGCGACGTCGAGACGGCCAGCGAGAAGCCGTCGACCCGCGCGAGGTCGGCGGCGTGGTCCCACAGCGCGTTCCCGTCGAGGCCGTGGAGCACGACCGCGTTCGGCGTCGGCGTCACCACCCGCAGGGCCACCAGCGGCGACTCGCCGCGGGTGACGCCGGTGAACACGAGCGCGCGGTCGGTCGACTGTCCGTACAGCCGGTAGAACTCCTCGCTGGACAGCGAGGTGATCGCCTCGATGCTGTTGATCACCGTGTGGCCGTTCACCGTGTCGCGGTCGCCGGCGACGACCTCGGTCGCGTCGAGCGCGTCGTACACCCGACTCGTCGGCAGCGCGGTCGGGTACTCGCGGATGTCGCGGACGATGTCGGACTCGAAGCCCGCCGAGACGACGCGGGCGTACTGCCGGATGCGGCTCCCGCCGCGGTCCTCGTCGATGTCGAGCAGCGCGTTCACGATCCGGGAGACGAGGCCGATGCCGGGCGACTCGCGGCGGCCGCTCTCGTAGTCGGAGACGACCGACGAGGAGACGCCCATCGACTCGGCGAGATCCGT
Protein-coding regions in this window:
- a CDS encoding thioredoxin family protein, producing the protein MTETTSAPKPERVDAREFPDALAEHGFVLVDFYTKGCTLCRSVEPVLGSVDRATGVPMLLVNPKDDPSLVAEHDVRSVPTLALFRDGEEVGRVADGFVSAERLVEFVESNR
- a CDS encoding helix-turn-helix domain-containing protein, with protein sequence MNAAGGDSDAPRAELARRIAGEIALSESPGATLRKWRTDFGVSQTDLAESMGVSSSVVSDYESGRRESPGIGLVSRIVNALLDIDEDRGGSRIRQYARVVSAGFESDIVRDIREYPTALPTSRVYDALDATEVVAGDRDTVNGHTVINSIEAITSLSSEEFYRLYGQSTDRALVFTGVTRGESPLVALRVVTPTPNAVVLHGLDGNALWDHAADLARVDGFSLAVSTSPLEESLDELRGL